Within the Pseudomonadota bacterium genome, the region CTGGAAAGCGGAGAGGATCTCGCACGGGGGATGGAGACCGCCCCGCTCGTCGACTCCGGTTTTTCGTCCATGACGTTGGCGTGGGTGCTGCGCGATCTCGACGTCGCAAAGCTCGCGATGGCGAGCGGGATCGATGGAGGAGAGGCGCAGAAACTCGCCGGTTTCAAGGAGCTGTTCGTCGCGAGGTTGGTGGAAGCGGCACGTCCGCAGTGATTCGGGCCTCTTCTACTTCTCGCTCTTCGTGGCGATGGCGAAGCGCTGCGCGCCCGCCTTGCGCGCCTTGTCCATCACGATCACGGCCGTGCCGAGGAGGATCTTCTCGTCGCCCTCGAGCACGACGAGCTTGTCCTTCGAGAGGGGCAGGGCGGCCTGGATGTCCGCGGTCAACGTCTCGAGGGAGGTCTTCTTCTCGTTCAGGTAGATGCTGCCGTCCGACTTGACGGCGACGGTGATCCCCTTGTCGGGCTGCACGGACGTCGTGTCGCTCGACGCCTTGGGCAGGCTGACCTTGATGCCGCTCTGGCTCAGCACCGTGCTCGTCACCATGAAGATGATGAGCAGCACGAGGAAGATGTCGGTCAGCGGCGTGATGTTGATCTCGGAGAAGCCGACATCGTCGTCGTCCGCGTCGTCTGGACCCCTGCTCGCCATGCGCTACTTCCCGAACGTCTCGAGGAGCTCGTCCGAGAACCCCTTCAGGTACAGCCCGATCCGGTTAATCTTCATGTTGTAGTAGTTGTAGAAGATCACCGCGATCACCGCGACGACGATGCCGGCCGCGGTGGCGATCAGCGCCTCGCTGATGCCGGCCGAGACGACCGTGAAGCCGCTCGCCCCGGTCGTCGCGATGCTGTGGAACGACCGGATGATCCCGACGACCGTGCCGAACAGCCCGATGAACGGCGCGCTCGCCCCGATCGTCGCCAGGATCCAGAGCGGCCGCTTCAGGTCGTGGACGATCTGCTTGCGCTTGGTCTCGACCTTCTCCGCGACGTTCTGGGTGCTCCTTTTGGAGATCGCGAACCGGCACAGCTTCTCCACCGGGAGCCGCTCGCCCTTGCACAGGTCGGTCGCGATGTCGGACTGCTGCTTG harbors:
- a CDS encoding MotA/TolQ/ExbB proton channel family protein; its protein translation is MDTFGITGVWDLVKAGGFAMWPLMIYSVALWAVVFERIWALWGILDKCREFQEKVIPVLAKQQSDIATDLCKGERLPVEKLCRFAISKRSTQNVAEKVETKRKQIVHDLKRPLWILATIGASAPFIGLFGTVVGIIRSFHSIATTGASGFTVVSAGISEALIATAAGIVVAVIAVIFYNYYNMKINRIGLYLKGFSDELLETFGK
- a CDS encoding biopolymer transporter ExbD, whose product is MASRGPDDADDDDVGFSEINITPLTDIFLVLLIIFMVTSTVLSQSGIKVSLPKASSDTTSVQPDKGITVAVKSDGSIYLNEKKTSLETLTADIQAALPLSKDKLVVLEGDEKILLGTAVIVMDKARKAGAQRFAIATKSEK